A single genomic interval of Antechinus flavipes isolate AdamAnt ecotype Samford, QLD, Australia chromosome 1, AdamAnt_v2, whole genome shotgun sequence harbors:
- the LOC127545667 gene encoding uncharacterized protein LOC127545667 translates to MVVTSGIVACPSLVPGHVAWGSFHFDWLKLWGGGRRQRASARPCASARALGLPKPQVCASPRPVSGTKTLAALLPRSHSRSHPHPRLSRPRLSLPLPEPPQPPPLPLPHLPLPGLPPGLSPGPPPASSLAERPLLPELPVRPSPLSPRGPPRAYVALPPLPGEASELPLPPPPILSDLPRLPRGPLAAPSHLPLPPLPLGSEGPQLAVRLSRPGPRVEPPAQLLPPLPTRPTFLRLLAPPPATCPALPRLPQEPFPVVAHPVEHRPLPAFPSAPIPALPPPHFFLTPPGSWTERVALQKNTP, encoded by the coding sequence CCTGTCCGTCATTGGTCCCTGGACACGTGGCTTGGGGAAGTTTCCATTTCGATTGGCTGAAactctggggtggggggaggaggcagCGGGCGAGTGCGCGGCCGTGTGCGAGTGCGCGCGCGCTTGGCCTTCCTAAGCCCCAGGTCTGCGCCTCTCCTCGCCCGGTCTCGGGCACGAAGACCCTGGCGGCGCTGCTTCCCCGCTCCCACTCCCGCTCCCACCCCCACCCGCGGCTCTCCCGGCCTCGGCTCTCCCTGCCCCTTCCCGAGCCGCCCCAGCCTCCGCCACTGCCGCTCCCGCACCTGCCATTGCCGGGCCTTCCCCCGGGCTTATCCCCCGGGCCGCCACCGGCCTCGTCTCTAGCTGAGCGGCCGCTGCTGCCCGAGCTGCCGGTGCGGCCGTCGCCGCTGTCCCCCCGCGGCCCGCCCAGAGCCTACGTGGCGCTGCCTCCGCTCCCCGGGGAGGCATCCGAGCTTCCTTTGCCTCCGCCGCCCATTCTATCTGACCTGCCTCGTCTGCCCCGCGGGCCTCTAGCAGCCCCCTCTCACCTGCCGCTGCCTCCGCTGCCCCTAGGTTCCGAGGGTCCCCAGTTGGCGGTGCGCCTCTCACGTCCGGGTCCCCGGGTCGAGCCCCCCGCGCAGCTGCTGCCCCCGCTGCCCACCCGCCCCACCTTTCTGCGCCTCCTCGCCCCGCCGCCTGCTACCTGCCCGGCACTCCCGCGCCTGCCTCAGGAGCCGTTCCCGGTGGTCGCCCACCCCGTGGAACACCGTCCACTGCCCGCTTTCCCCAGTGCCCCCATCCCAGCCCTTCCGCCGCCTCACTTCTTCCTGACCCCTCCTGGCTCCTGGACAGAGCGGGTTGCTCTACAAAAAAATACCCCCTGA